Proteins encoded by one window of Halomonas sp. Bachu 37:
- a CDS encoding tetratricopeptide repeat protein: MINTKIYKAVYELAEKLMKAAAKDDRATFEALYAELRAICTEHEHTEKDHPEQWETLADFTEELEEALPIYQKALDKAITKPSKDHIASIGYSMATLQVELGQTDDAIQRLKHAQASAQGIEDNDLKAEIDELLKKLTTGQEPHFDQ; this comes from the coding sequence ATGATCAACACCAAGATATACAAGGCGGTTTACGAACTCGCTGAAAAGCTGATGAAGGCCGCTGCCAAGGATGACCGCGCTACCTTCGAGGCGCTGTATGCCGAGTTGCGGGCGATTTGCACCGAACACGAGCACACCGAGAAGGACCACCCGGAGCAGTGGGAAACCCTGGCTGACTTCACTGAAGAGCTGGAGGAGGCGCTGCCGATCTATCAAAAGGCGCTCGATAAGGCCATTACCAAGCCGTCGAAAGATCATATCGCTTCCATCGGCTACTCGATGGCGACGCTGCAAGTCGAACTAGGCCAGACGGATGACGCTATCCAGCGTCTGAAGCATGCTCAGGCCAGCGCCCAGGGCATCGAAGATAACGATTTGAAAGCAGAAATCGATGAGCTGCTCAAAAAACTAACCACCGGCCAGGAACCCCATTTTGACCAATAA
- a CDS encoding DUF1456 family protein, protein MTNNDIFRRIRYTFDLKDSTIVDIFALANVSMTRAQVAAWLKKDEDDAFVTMKNKELAAFLNGFISFKRGKREGPPPAPEAQLNNNMVFQKLRIALNMKADDVLEVFELVGLPLSHHELSAFFRKPGHKNYRECKDQMLRNFLLGIQRQLRPNADIL, encoded by the coding sequence TTGACCAATAACGATATCTTTCGCCGCATCCGTTATACCTTTGATTTAAAGGACAGCACCATCGTGGATATCTTCGCCCTGGCGAATGTCAGCATGACCCGGGCGCAGGTGGCGGCCTGGCTGAAAAAGGATGAAGACGACGCCTTTGTCACGATGAAGAACAAGGAGCTGGCGGCTTTCTTGAACGGGTTTATCAGCTTCAAGCGTGGCAAGCGCGAAGGCCCGCCGCCCGCGCCGGAAGCCCAGCTGAACAATAATATGGTGTTCCAGAAACTGCGCATTGCCCTGAACATGAAAGCGGATGATGTGCTGGAAGTTTTTGAGTTGGTCGGACTACCGTTGAGTCATCACGAACTCAGCGCCTTTTTCCGCAAGCCGGGCCACAAGAATTACCGCGAATGCAAGGACCAGATGCTGCGCAATTTCCTGCTCGGCATCCAGCGCCAGTTGAGACCGAACGCGGATATTCTTTAA
- the katG gene encoding catalase/peroxidase HPI, producing the protein MSDIKPTRPEWGARTTPRLQGNEHWWPDQLNLNVLHQKHPDANPFGEGFRYGEAFSQLDVDELSADVDALMTDSQEWWPADWGHYGPFFIRMSWHAAGTYRALDGRGGGGTGAQRFAPLNSWPDNGNLDKARRLLWPIKQKYGEKLSWADLLVFAGNRALETMGFKTFGFGFGRSDIWAPEDDIYWGPETEWLATNDERYTGSFEDGSRVLDNPLAAVQMGLIYVNPEGPNGVPDAAKSAKDVRETFARMGMNDRETVALTVGGHTFGKMHGNGPADAVGDAPEGAKIHEQGIGWANKHETGLGEYTITSGLEGAWTPTPTKWDNTYLETIFSHEWEVKKSPAGANQWEPVEVKEGFWVPDAHVEGKKNPPVMTAADMAMIVDPDYLEISKEYRENPDVLADEFARAWYKLLHRDMGPRDRYLGPQVPAEVLVWQDPTPEHEGPLVTDEQVATLKQQIADSGLSAKQLVGTAWASACTYRQTDHRGGANGARIRLEPQAGWDINVRSGVADVIDKLEQLKDASDANISLADMIVLGGSVGVELAAKAAGHDLTVPFTPGRTDATQEMTEVDTHAYLEPRHDAFRNYMQQQTTSIPAEHLMVDRAFMLNLSAPQMAALVGGMRAIGANAGDNTDGILTDRPGQLTNDFFVNLVSMNTVWEPIGEGEERFEGRDRKTGETKWTASRVDLVYGSNSQLRAIAEEFAANGGERHMIDKFVSGWVKVMENDRFDLHR; encoded by the coding sequence GTGTCCGATATAAAACCTACACGCCCGGAGTGGGGGGCGCGTACCACGCCCCGCCTGCAAGGTAACGAGCACTGGTGGCCCGACCAGCTCAACCTCAACGTTTTGCACCAGAAACACCCGGACGCCAATCCCTTCGGTGAGGGCTTTCGCTACGGCGAGGCATTCTCGCAGCTCGACGTCGACGAGCTTTCCGCTGACGTCGACGCGCTGATGACCGACTCCCAGGAGTGGTGGCCCGCCGATTGGGGACATTACGGCCCGTTTTTCATCCGCATGTCATGGCACGCGGCCGGCACCTACCGGGCGCTCGACGGTCGCGGCGGCGGTGGCACCGGCGCACAGCGCTTCGCCCCGCTCAACAGCTGGCCCGACAACGGTAACCTGGACAAGGCACGCCGCCTGTTGTGGCCGATCAAGCAGAAATACGGCGAGAAACTCTCCTGGGCCGATCTCCTGGTCTTCGCCGGTAACCGCGCGCTCGAGACCATGGGTTTCAAGACCTTCGGCTTCGGCTTCGGCCGCTCCGATATCTGGGCGCCCGAGGACGACATCTACTGGGGTCCCGAGACCGAGTGGCTGGCCACCAACGACGAGCGTTACACCGGCAGCTTCGAAGATGGCAGCCGGGTACTCGACAACCCGCTTGCTGCGGTCCAGATGGGTCTGATCTACGTCAACCCCGAAGGCCCCAACGGCGTGCCGGACGCGGCGAAATCCGCCAAGGATGTTCGCGAGACCTTCGCCCGCATGGGGATGAACGATCGCGAGACCGTCGCGCTGACCGTCGGTGGCCATACCTTCGGCAAGATGCACGGCAACGGGCCGGCGGATGCCGTCGGCGACGCCCCCGAAGGCGCGAAGATTCATGAGCAAGGGATCGGCTGGGCGAACAAGCACGAGACCGGCCTTGGCGAGTACACCATCACCTCGGGACTCGAAGGCGCCTGGACCCCCACGCCGACCAAGTGGGACAACACCTATCTCGAAACCATCTTCTCCCACGAGTGGGAGGTCAAGAAGTCACCGGCCGGCGCCAACCAGTGGGAGCCGGTCGAGGTCAAGGAGGGGTTCTGGGTTCCCGACGCCCATGTCGAAGGCAAGAAGAACCCACCGGTCATGACTGCCGCTGACATGGCGATGATCGTCGACCCCGACTACCTCGAGATTTCCAAGGAGTACCGCGAGAACCCGGATGTCCTCGCCGACGAGTTCGCCCGTGCCTGGTACAAGCTGTTGCACCGCGACATGGGGCCGCGTGACCGTTATCTCGGCCCGCAGGTGCCCGCAGAAGTCCTCGTCTGGCAGGACCCGACCCCCGAACACGAAGGGCCACTGGTCACTGACGAGCAGGTCGCGACTCTTAAGCAGCAGATCGCCGACTCCGGCCTCAGCGCCAAGCAGCTGGTGGGCACCGCCTGGGCCTCGGCCTGTACCTATCGCCAGACCGACCATCGCGGCGGCGCCAACGGCGCGCGCATCCGTCTCGAGCCGCAAGCCGGCTGGGACATCAACGTACGCTCCGGCGTGGCTGACGTGATCGATAAGCTCGAGCAGCTCAAGGACGCTTCCGATGCGAACATCTCGTTGGCGGACATGATCGTGCTGGGCGGCAGCGTCGGGGTCGAGTTGGCGGCGAAGGCGGCCGGGCACGACCTCACCGTGCCGTTCACTCCGGGCCGTACCGACGCGACCCAGGAGATGACCGAGGTCGACACCCACGCCTATCTCGAGCCGCGTCACGACGCCTTCCGCAACTACATGCAGCAGCAGACGACGTCCATCCCGGCCGAGCATCTGATGGTCGATCGGGCGTTCATGCTCAACCTCAGCGCACCGCAGATGGCGGCGCTCGTGGGTGGCATGCGCGCGATCGGTGCCAATGCCGGTGACAATACCGACGGGATCCTCACCGACCGTCCGGGCCAGCTCACCAATGACTTCTTCGTCAACCTGGTCAGCATGAACACCGTATGGGAGCCGATCGGCGAGGGCGAGGAGCGCTTCGAGGGTCGGGATCGCAAGACCGGCGAGACCAAGTGGACCGCCTCTCGCGTCGATCTGGTCTACGGCTCGAACTCCCAGCTGCGTGCCATCGCGGAGGAGTTTGCCGCGAACGGAGGTGAGCGCCACATGATCGACAAGTTCGTCTCCGGCTGGGTCAAGGTCATGGAGAACGACCGCTTCGACCTGCACCGCTGA
- a CDS encoding phosphoribosyltransferase: protein MSNNHGNQVFENRREAGRELARAITGTHHDPARHEPFLYDLILALPRGGVPVAYEIATRLGLPLDVVVVRKVGAPGQPEFGLGAVVDGDPPQVVLTERMLELFQPSESYLEAETQRQLQEIMRRRQAYIGNRAPANVSGRRVLLVDDGIATGGTAKAAARALRQAGAARVTLAVPVAPQSSLTELAADVDDIICLATPEPFTAVGKHYLDFDQTSDEEVITLLQEAEALREG, encoded by the coding sequence ATGTCCAACAATCATGGCAACCAGGTATTCGAGAATCGCCGCGAAGCAGGTCGTGAACTCGCCCGAGCAATAACCGGTACACACCACGACCCGGCACGGCATGAACCATTCCTATATGACCTGATCCTCGCGCTTCCCCGCGGAGGCGTGCCGGTGGCCTACGAGATCGCCACGCGCCTTGGGCTTCCACTGGATGTAGTGGTGGTGCGCAAGGTAGGCGCCCCGGGACAGCCCGAATTCGGGCTTGGGGCCGTTGTCGATGGTGACCCGCCCCAGGTGGTGCTGACAGAGCGGATGCTGGAGCTATTCCAGCCATCCGAAAGCTACCTTGAAGCGGAAACCCAGCGGCAGCTACAAGAGATAATGCGCCGCCGCCAAGCCTATATCGGCAATCGAGCGCCGGCCAACGTCAGTGGTCGGCGAGTCCTCCTGGTGGATGATGGTATCGCCACCGGCGGCACCGCCAAGGCGGCAGCGAGAGCACTACGCCAGGCGGGAGCCGCCAGAGTGACGCTCGCGGTCCCCGTGGCCCCGCAATCCTCGCTCACTGAGTTAGCCGCCGATGTCGACGATATCATTTGCCTGGCCACACCCGAGCCTTTTACCGCTGTCGGAAAGCACTACCTGGATTTCGATCAAACCAGTGACGAGGAAGTCATTACGTTGCTGCAGGAGGCTGAGGCGTTGCGGGAGGGCTAG
- a CDS encoding erythromycin esterase family protein, with amino-acid sequence MSRSIPEPHTSARQTANAIAAACEPLPELQEEEAFGAQFDRFGKAKVVLLGEASHGTSEFYRARAAITRRLVEYHGFNIVAVEADWPDASRIDRHVRHRPSAGDEQQAFTRFPTWMWHNREVETFIQWLRHHNAGLSFNQRTSFRGLDIYSLGTSIFAVLDYLDRIDPETARIARQRYGCLTPWHNEPARYGHDVLRGERDACEEAVIEQLQTLLNHRLDYMARDGEEAYFDATQNARVIRAAEQYYRLMYRGSTESWNLRDRHMFDTLQQLMQAKGPDAKVVVWAHNSHIGDASATEMGWQGQFNIGELCRKAYGDDAVLIGFGTHTGSVAAADNWDSPMKIKQVMPSRDDSFERIFHETRLPRALIELRHPRQPDVRELLTQTRLERAIGVIYRPESEYFSHYFKASLAEQFDAYVWFDETSAVTPLPSARPQGVPDTYPFGV; translated from the coding sequence ATGAGTCGCTCAATACCAGAACCACACACTTCCGCCAGGCAAACCGCCAATGCCATCGCGGCTGCCTGCGAGCCCCTTCCCGAGTTGCAAGAGGAGGAAGCGTTCGGCGCCCAATTCGACCGTTTCGGCAAGGCCAAGGTTGTACTGCTGGGCGAGGCCTCTCATGGCACCTCCGAATTCTACCGGGCGCGTGCCGCCATCACCCGGCGGCTTGTCGAATATCATGGCTTCAATATCGTGGCAGTCGAGGCGGACTGGCCCGATGCCTCGCGCATCGACCGCCATGTTCGCCATCGCCCTTCGGCAGGCGACGAGCAGCAGGCTTTCACTCGTTTTCCGACCTGGATGTGGCACAACCGGGAGGTGGAAACCTTTATCCAATGGTTGCGACACCACAACGCAGGGCTGTCCTTCAACCAACGCACCAGCTTTCGCGGTCTGGATATCTACTCGCTGGGTACCTCCATTTTCGCCGTGCTCGACTACCTGGACCGTATCGATCCTGAGACTGCAAGAATCGCCCGCCAGCGTTATGGCTGCCTGACGCCCTGGCACAATGAACCGGCCCGCTACGGACACGACGTTCTGCGTGGCGAACGAGATGCCTGCGAAGAAGCGGTAATAGAGCAACTTCAAACACTACTGAACCATCGGCTTGACTACATGGCTCGGGATGGCGAAGAAGCCTACTTCGACGCCACCCAGAATGCCCGCGTGATAAGAGCCGCCGAACAGTATTATCGGCTCATGTACCGGGGCTCGACCGAATCGTGGAACCTGCGCGACCGGCACATGTTCGATACTTTGCAGCAACTGATGCAGGCCAAGGGCCCCGACGCCAAGGTAGTGGTCTGGGCGCACAACTCCCATATCGGTGATGCCTCCGCCACCGAAATGGGCTGGCAGGGTCAGTTCAATATCGGCGAGCTATGCCGGAAAGCCTATGGCGACGATGCGGTTCTTATCGGTTTCGGCACGCATACGGGAAGTGTGGCCGCGGCCGATAACTGGGATTCACCGATGAAGATCAAGCAGGTAATGCCATCACGGGACGACTCCTTCGAACGCATCTTCCACGAGACCCGACTTCCGCGGGCCTTGATCGAGCTACGCCACCCACGCCAGCCCGATGTTCGCGAGTTGCTCACCCAGACGCGCCTCGAGCGGGCCATCGGCGTCATCTATCGCCCCGAAAGCGAGTACTTCAGCCATTACTTCAAGGCTTCGCTGGCGGAGCAGTTCGATGCTTACGTCTGGTTCGACGAGACCTCCGCGGTCACACCATTGCCCAGCGCAAGGCCCCAGGGAGTTCCCGATACGTACCCGTTTGGTGTCTAG
- a CDS encoding GFA family protein, producing the protein MLLEGSCHCQAVTFSVKSHHPYPFNRCYCSVCRKTAGGGGYAINLGADNKTLSVSGEEHISIYRALINGERSTGERHFCKRCASALWVYDPDWPELVHPFASAIDTPLPSPPELTHMMLGSKAAWVEVNAQAHDKCFVAYPAESLAEWHQRLGLER; encoded by the coding sequence ATGCTGCTGGAGGGTTCATGCCATTGTCAGGCGGTCACGTTCAGCGTGAAATCGCACCATCCCTATCCCTTCAACCGCTGTTACTGCTCGGTTTGTCGCAAGACAGCGGGCGGCGGCGGATACGCGATAAATCTCGGCGCCGATAACAAGACACTGAGCGTTAGTGGCGAGGAGCATATCTCGATCTACCGCGCACTCATCAATGGGGAGCGGAGCACGGGAGAGCGGCATTTCTGCAAGCGCTGCGCCAGCGCGCTCTGGGTCTACGACCCCGACTGGCCCGAGCTTGTACATCCTTTTGCTTCGGCGATCGACACCCCGTTGCCTTCACCACCGGAACTGACTCATATGATGCTGGGAAGCAAGGCGGCATGGGTCGAGGTGAACGCACAGGCGCACGACAAGTGCTTCGTTGCATATCCGGCTGAGAGTCTCGCCGAATGGCATCAACGCCTGGGGTTGGAGCGGTAG
- a CDS encoding four-helix bundle copper-binding protein, with product MEFEKYKSCIEACNICAVYCDSCATACLQEDDVKMMAECIRLDRQCAQICQLAASLMAQGSEYAKDICRICAAICKACGDECAKHDADHCQECAKACHRCAEECNAMAA from the coding sequence ATGGAATTTGAAAAATACAAGTCGTGTATCGAAGCGTGCAATATCTGCGCTGTCTATTGCGACTCCTGCGCGACCGCCTGCCTGCAGGAAGACGATGTGAAAATGATGGCCGAGTGCATCCGTCTCGACCGTCAATGTGCGCAAATCTGCCAGCTAGCGGCATCGCTCATGGCGCAAGGCAGTGAATACGCCAAGGATATCTGCCGAATCTGTGCCGCTATCTGCAAGGCGTGTGGCGATGAGTGTGCCAAGCACGATGCCGATCATTGCCAGGAGTGTGCCAAGGCCTGCCATCGTTGTGCCGAAGAGTGTAACGCCATGGCGGCCTGA
- a CDS encoding lysophospholipid acyltransferase family protein produces the protein MEPDTSSSKKASPEIPLLSRAGAISWLWRRLSSWPLPRLWKLARVIGPLIYRLSKRERTVTERNLKTVYPELSKAERKRLAKFSLVHSSATMLELGHAWMGDPQRVESGIVAVKGQEKLDQARAEGRGVIVLAPHFGNWEILNFWLSHHFPFTAMYEPPKLAPLDPVIRQGRERMGAQLVPTNARGVAALLKALKRCEAVGILPDQEPSWGSGVFAPFFERPAYTATLLPKLVARTQARVVTGVALRLPGQGFELHFLDADSRVYSDDEATAATGVNASVEAVIELSPAQYQWEYKRYRKVIEQQQNHPDYRRFRLY, from the coding sequence ATGGAGCCGGACACTTCCTCTTCCAAGAAGGCTTCGCCAGAGATTCCACTACTTTCCCGTGCCGGCGCCATCAGCTGGCTATGGCGACGCCTTTCGTCCTGGCCATTACCGAGACTGTGGAAGCTCGCGCGAGTCATCGGCCCGTTGATATATCGTCTGAGCAAACGCGAACGCACGGTTACCGAGCGCAACCTGAAAACCGTGTACCCCGAGCTTTCCAAAGCGGAGCGCAAAAGGCTGGCCAAGTTTAGCCTCGTTCACTCCAGCGCCACCATGCTCGAACTGGGCCATGCCTGGATGGGCGATCCTCAGCGGGTGGAAAGCGGCATCGTTGCAGTGAAGGGCCAGGAAAAGCTCGACCAGGCCCGTGCCGAGGGGCGTGGCGTAATCGTCCTCGCCCCTCATTTCGGCAATTGGGAAATTCTCAATTTCTGGCTTTCTCATCATTTTCCATTCACCGCCATGTACGAGCCGCCCAAGCTCGCCCCGCTGGACCCGGTGATTCGCCAGGGACGCGAACGCATGGGCGCACAGCTGGTGCCGACCAATGCGCGTGGCGTTGCCGCTCTGCTCAAGGCGCTCAAGCGCTGCGAGGCCGTGGGTATCCTGCCGGATCAGGAACCCTCCTGGGGCAGCGGTGTTTTCGCCCCGTTTTTCGAGCGGCCCGCCTATACCGCAACGCTTTTGCCCAAGCTGGTCGCCCGCACCCAGGCCCGGGTGGTTACGGGCGTGGCGCTGCGGCTCCCCGGCCAAGGGTTCGAACTGCACTTTCTGGATGCCGATTCCCGGGTCTACTCGGATGACGAGGCCACGGCGGCCACCGGGGTCAACGCCAGCGTAGAAGCGGTCATCGAACTATCGCCCGCGCAATATCAATGGGAGTACAAGCGGTACCGCAAGGTGATCGAGCAGCAGCAGAACCATCCGGACTACCGACGCTTTCGTCTCTACTGA
- a CDS encoding VOC family protein produces the protein MLSGLDHLVVTVTDMSRAVDFYSRVLGLDVRYRDAQRVDLMLGDTALRLHQTDTDIAPISATPTPGSLDLCLRCQLPLTEFRQHLDALNIEVELGPVARQGANGAIESVYLRDPDGNLLEICRPAR, from the coding sequence ATGCTCTCAGGTCTGGATCATCTTGTCGTTACCGTCACCGACATGAGCCGTGCGGTGGATTTCTATTCGCGCGTGCTGGGACTGGATGTACGTTACCGCGATGCCCAGCGGGTCGATCTGATGTTGGGTGATACCGCCTTGCGCTTGCATCAGACCGATACCGATATCGCCCCGATTTCCGCCACGCCCACCCCCGGCAGCCTCGACCTGTGCCTGCGCTGCCAGTTACCCCTGACGGAGTTCCGGCAGCACCTGGACGCGTTGAACATCGAAGTGGAGCTCGGCCCGGTGGCACGCCAGGGCGCCAATGGGGCGATAGAATCCGTCTACCTGCGCGATCCGGACGGCAACTTGCTGGAAATCTGCCGCCCGGCCCGCTGA
- a CDS encoding class I SAM-dependent methyltransferase, translating to MLLCPLCAAPHPLHYHRDSRRDYYQCATCELVFVPPSQRLGPDQEKSVYDQHQNSPDDPGYRAFLGRLFEPLNKRLAPGARGLDFGSGPGPTLSVMFEEAGHPMAIYDPFYAPDSTVLEQHYDFVTATEVAEHLFEPGRELERLIDLLPAGGWLGVMTKRVQGREAFSRWHYILDPTHVCFFSEATFRWVGDCWGLEVEFPAADVVLLRRRERLRK from the coding sequence ATGTTGCTCTGTCCGCTATGCGCCGCTCCCCATCCGCTACATTATCATCGCGATAGCCGTCGCGATTACTATCAGTGTGCCACGTGCGAGCTGGTTTTTGTGCCGCCTTCGCAGCGTCTTGGCCCCGACCAGGAAAAGTCCGTCTACGACCAGCACCAGAACTCACCGGACGACCCGGGCTATCGAGCTTTTCTGGGGCGGTTGTTCGAGCCGTTGAACAAGCGCCTGGCGCCGGGGGCGCGCGGGCTGGATTTCGGCTCGGGGCCGGGGCCGACTCTCTCGGTGATGTTCGAGGAGGCCGGTCATCCAATGGCGATCTATGACCCTTTTTATGCCCCCGACTCTACCGTATTGGAGCAGCACTATGATTTCGTGACCGCAACCGAAGTGGCGGAACACCTGTTCGAGCCGGGTCGTGAGCTCGAGCGACTCATCGACCTGCTGCCCGCAGGCGGCTGGCTGGGCGTGATGACCAAGCGCGTGCAAGGTCGGGAAGCCTTTTCCCGCTGGCATTATATTCTCGATCCCACTCATGTGTGCTTTTTCAGCGAAGCGACGTTTCGCTGGGTTGGCGATTGCTGGGGGCTGGAAGTGGAATTCCCGGCGGCGGATGTGGTGTTGCTGCGCCGCCGTGAGCGTTTGCGTAAATAA
- a CDS encoding MFS transporter yields MSRQLLAMALAPLLGLFILGIGNGFLATLITLRLDAAGESAVVIGWVSSAYFIGLALGAMFNDRLLLRIGHIRAYGSFASLVAVTVLLQGLFFEPWAWFVLRLIGGWATVGVYLVIESWLLTAGDQKVRGRLLALYMISLYAAGVVGQLLLGVTDAMGVTAPFMVIGLLASLSVLPMAMIPRVSPLIEHAEPLPPYRLISMTPTGVMGSFGSGLAVAAVYSLLPLYLQRIGLGVTQIGQMMAVVVLGAMLLQYPIGRWSDRHDRQLVLILIGIFSVVISAGMLWLPLGTWGLALLLFLLGGGVFALYPVAVSHAADRAPAGALVRMSQGLLLINAIGSTLSPPLITPVMGAVGDGGLFWSLGALGLFLVAFFIWRRSVRPAPIPVAPFTATTPMSAAGAELVVTEELVKGALEHEHIEDLSGAVEEIETVEPLVGPPPQDEAHIAYYDDADPAPHVMATPGEAPSNGIGDDQNRTQ; encoded by the coding sequence ATGTCGCGGCAACTGCTGGCCATGGCCCTGGCTCCCCTGCTGGGGTTATTCATTCTGGGGATCGGGAATGGCTTTCTCGCCACTCTGATCACTTTGCGCCTGGATGCAGCGGGAGAGTCCGCCGTGGTCATCGGCTGGGTCTCCTCGGCCTATTTCATCGGCCTGGCCCTGGGAGCGATGTTCAACGATCGGCTGTTGCTGCGCATCGGCCACATTCGTGCCTACGGCAGCTTCGCATCGCTGGTGGCGGTGACCGTATTGCTGCAGGGGTTGTTCTTCGAGCCCTGGGCCTGGTTCGTGCTGCGCTTGATCGGCGGCTGGGCCACGGTTGGCGTTTATCTGGTCATCGAAAGCTGGCTGCTCACCGCCGGTGATCAGAAAGTCCGTGGGCGTCTGCTGGCGCTATACATGATCTCGCTGTATGCCGCCGGGGTGGTCGGCCAACTACTGCTTGGTGTCACCGATGCCATGGGCGTGACCGCGCCCTTCATGGTGATCGGGCTGCTGGCGTCGCTCTCGGTATTGCCGATGGCGATGATTCCCCGGGTTTCACCGTTGATCGAACACGCCGAACCCTTGCCGCCGTACCGCTTGATCTCGATGACCCCCACCGGGGTAATGGGCAGTTTCGGCTCGGGGTTGGCGGTAGCCGCCGTGTACAGTCTGTTGCCGCTATACCTGCAGCGTATCGGTCTCGGCGTGACGCAGATCGGTCAGATGATGGCGGTGGTGGTGCTGGGCGCGATGTTGCTGCAGTACCCTATCGGCCGCTGGTCCGACCGTCACGACCGGCAGCTTGTGTTGATCCTGATCGGCATCTTCAGCGTGGTGATCTCCGCCGGCATGCTGTGGCTGCCGCTCGGTACCTGGGGGTTGGCGCTGTTGCTGTTCCTGCTCGGTGGCGGGGTCTTCGCCCTGTATCCGGTGGCGGTCAGCCACGCCGCCGACCGGGCCCCGGCGGGGGCGCTGGTGCGCATGAGCCAAGGGCTTCTGCTGATCAATGCTATCGGCTCGACCTTGAGCCCGCCGCTGATCACTCCGGTAATGGGAGCCGTGGGCGATGGCGGGCTGTTCTGGTCGTTGGGGGCTCTCGGCCTGTTCCTGGTGGCATTTTTCATCTGGCGGCGCAGCGTACGCCCAGCGCCGATTCCCGTGGCACCGTTTACCGCTACCACGCCGATGTCGGCGGCGGGTGCCGAGCTTGTGGTGACCGAGGAGCTGGTCAAGGGTGCACTTGAACACGAACATATCGAGGATCTTTCCGGTGCCGTGGAGGAGATCGAGACCGTCGAACCGCTAGTAGGCCCACCGCCGCAGGATGAAGCGCATATCGCCTATTATGACGATGCCGATCCCGCTCCGCATGTCATGGCGACGCCCGGCGAGGCACCGTCGAACGGTATAGGCGACGATCAAAACCGCACGCAATAG